A region of the Micromonospora sediminicola genome:
GAAGCTGAGCACGGCGTCCATCTCCCCGCCGTCCACCGAGAGGGTGGGCTCGAAGCCGGCCGCCCGGCACGCCTGGAGCGTGGCGTCGCGCAGGTCGTAGCCCTCGCGGAACATCACCAGGGGCTGGTCGCGCAGGTCGGTGATGCGCAGCTCGCCGGCGGGCGAGGCACCCGGGAGCGGGTCCACCGAGGCGACCACCAGACTCTCCCGCAGGATCGGGTCGGCGCGCAGCCCCGGGTCGGTGCCGGCGGCCGGCATGATGATCAACGCCAGGTCGAGGTCGCCGCGCAGCAGGTCGCGGACCAGGTCCTGGGAGCCGCCCTCCTCGACCCGCAGGTCGACGGTGGGGTGGGCGTCGCGGAACCGGCGCAGCACCGGGGGCGCCAGCGAGGTGGCCAGACTGGGCGTGGCGCCCAGGCGGACCCGACCCCGGCGCAACCCCACCAGCTCCTGCACCTCGCGGGTCGCCGTGTCGACGTCGGCGAGGATCCGCTTGGCCAGCGGCAGCAGGACGTCCCCGGCCGCGGTGAGCGTGATGTTGCCCCTTACCCGCTCGAAGAGCGGGGCCCCCAGGTCGGTCTCCAGGGCGTGAATTTGCTTACTCAACGAGGGCTGGGTTATGCCGACCAGATCGGCCGCTTGGGTGAAATGTCGTACTTCTGCGACCGCTACGAAGTACCGGAGCTGATGGAGCTGCATCTACATAGCTTACGGCTATCAAGACTGCGATTTCGATGCATTGGACGCCTGATCGAAGTGCTCCTAGCGTCGGTCGTGTGGTAATCACGAAAACTCGGTCGCCCATCCGCTCGAACGTCGGCCTCAAGGCCGTCATGGCGGTGACGGGCATCATCCTGGTGCTGTTCCTGATCCTGCACATGCTCGGCAACCTGAAGATCTTCACGGGCGAGACCTCGTTCGACCACTACGCGCACTGGCTCCGGGACATCGGCACGCCGCTGCTGCCGACCACCTGGTTCCTGTGGATCCAGCGCACGGTCCTCACGGTGGCGGTGCTGGCGCACATCGGGGCGGCCACCGTGCTCGCGATGCGGGCCCGTGCCGCCCGACCGGTGGCGTACGCGCACCGCCGCAAGATCCACGTGAACTACGCGGCCCGCACGATGCGCTGGGGTGGTGTGATCATCCTGCTCTTCGTGATCTACCACATCCTGGACCTGACCACCGGTCACCTGAACCCGCAGGGCGACTCGTCCAACCCGTACGGCAACGTGGTCGCCGACTTCGCCCCGGGCCGCTGGTACGTCACGCTCTTCTACACGCTCGCCATCGTGACGCTCGGCTTCCACCTGCGCCACGGCGCCTTCAGCGCGTTCCGCAGCCTCGGCCAGCAGACGCCGAGGGGCGAGCGCCGGGCCCGCGCCGCCGCGCTCGTCTTCGCGGTGCTGCTCTGCGCCGGCTACCTGGTGGTCCCGTTCGCCGTACTCACCGGATTGGTGGACTGACATGGATCTGTACACCGAGGGCGACCCGATCGCCGACACCCGCGCCCCGGACGGCCCGATCGAGACCCGGTGGGACCGCCACCGGTTCGAGATGAAGCTGGTCAACCCGGCCAACCGCCGGAAGCTGACCGTGATCGTGGTCGGCACCGGCCTGGCCGGCGGCTCCGCCGCGGCGACCCTGGCCGAGCAGGGTTACCACGTCAGGTCCTACTGCTACCAGGACAGCCCGCGCCGGGCCCACTCGATCGCCGCTCAGGGCGGCATCAACGCCGCCAAGAACTACCGCAACGACGGCGACTCGGTGCACCGGCTCTTCTACGACACGGTCAAGGGCGGCGACTTCCGCTCCCGCGAGTCGAACGTGCACCGGCTGGCCGAGGTGT
Encoded here:
- a CDS encoding succinate dehydrogenase cytochrome b subunit; the encoded protein is MHWTPDRSAPSVGRVVITKTRSPIRSNVGLKAVMAVTGIILVLFLILHMLGNLKIFTGETSFDHYAHWLRDIGTPLLPTTWFLWIQRTVLTVAVLAHIGAATVLAMRARAARPVAYAHRRKIHVNYAARTMRWGGVIILLFVIYHILDLTTGHLNPQGDSSNPYGNVVADFAPGRWYVTLFYTLAIVTLGFHLRHGAFSAFRSLGQQTPRGERRARAAALVFAVLLCAGYLVVPFAVLTGLVD
- a CDS encoding LysR family transcriptional regulator gives rise to the protein MQLHQLRYFVAVAEVRHFTQAADLVGITQPSLSKQIHALETDLGAPLFERVRGNITLTAAGDVLLPLAKRILADVDTATREVQELVGLRRGRVRLGATPSLATSLAPPVLRRFRDAHPTVDLRVEEGGSQDLVRDLLRGDLDLALIIMPAAGTDPGLRADPILRESLVVASVDPLPGASPAGELRITDLRDQPLVMFREGYDLRDATLQACRAAGFEPTLSVDGGEMDAVLSFVEAGLGVALVPGIVVARRPGIRVTRLVPPGVRRTIAVARRRDVVPTHAGRELRRILLEYVHDATATDELPPGVEPLA